ACTGCTGCAGGATATCAGTCGCAGTTCGCTGGCCAAGCTAAACATTGATCCAAATGGACGCCAAGGCAAGGCCAAGGTGAGCCTGGTGGGCAACCAGAAGCAAGTTAATATAGCGCGCAAGCTGCTTGAGGATCAGATCGAGGAGGATGAGCAGTCGCGTCGCACTATGGaagagctggagcagcaacgTGAGCCACGCCGCTCACCCACCAGCTTCAGCATGGGCAGCTCCAGCTTGTACTCCTCGCAAACATCGCTTAGCTCGCAGCCGCCGCGTGATAAGCTGATGGCCGCTCGTGGCGATGACAAGCCCATGGAGGTATATGTGTCAGCAGTCGCATCACCCACTAAGTTTTGGGTGCAGCTGGTAGGACCGCAATCCAAAAAACTGGACGACATGGTCAAGGAAATGACCAGCTACTACGGCCAGCTGGAGAATCGCGCAAAGCATAAGCTAACAACGCCCTATGTGGGCCAAATTGTGGCTGCCATGTTCAAATTTGATGAGAAATGGTATCGCGCTGAAATTGTAGACATTATGCCCAATCAATACAATCCACAGGAGCAGGTCATTGATCTATACTTTGTGGACTATGGCGATAGCGAGTATATCTCGCCAGCAGACATCTGTGAGCTGCGCACAGATTTTCTTACGCTCAGGTAAACACGCAGCTGAGCTTCAAGTTGGTTTTATTTCATAGTGTTGTATTTTTAGATTCCAAGCTGTGGAATGTTTCTTGGCTAACGTCAAGTCTACCATAACAGAGGAGCCCAACACCTGGCAAAAGTCCTCCATAGCCAGATTCGAGGAGCTGACAGAGGGTGCGTGCTGCAAATTACTCTTCaatctatttatattaaattatttatttattttggtatGCAGTTGCCCACTGGCGCAAGCTCATAGCACGCGTAGTTACCTACAAGGAGCGTCCCAAGCCCACAGGCGCCGTCAGCAGCGCTGTTAAGGAGGGCACACCGCTGCCTGGCGTGGAGCTCTATGATCCCACAGAGGGCGCAGAACTGAACATTGGCGATTTAATGATAACACAAGgatttgctttgcctttggaTGACACTTATCCTGTACGCTCACGCTCCAGCACACCCTCCAATCAAAGCGACTCCACCATTGAAGAGCTTTGCGCCTCCACTACGCCGCTCACACCACGTTCACCCATGTCGCTGTCCATGACCACAGATGTGGATACTAGCGCAGAGGATGCGCactttgccacacagctgcaacACTTGCAGCACAACAAGCTCAATGGCAATGAGCTGAGCAGCAATATTAATCCACTCAAGCTATCGTCAGTTGATGTGCAGAATGGCAACGTAGAGACACGTTAGCTTACAACTGCTACTTACTATATTTACTATTAGTATAGATACGCCCTTCTATTGTTAATAACTTTTGACACAAACTGTGAACAAGCAGCTCACTTGACTACATATAtcataagcaattaattttaagtatgAATTGACGAATTGTCTAATTTATCTCTCGGCatatcaacaacaagaagcaatTGTTTAGCTTATGAACAAAGAacacatttattgttattacaaaTTGCCATGTTACTTAAGCAGAGCGTCTAAgcattgtttaaacatttgctgcactgcttttttttttttgtttaataacattttgtaaaaatactgagaaaaatgcaaaatttacaaaagaTTGTTTCGTTTCTTATAGCTTAAGTTTAATACAGTCTTCTACCCACTCCTGCTATTCAACGATTAAATGAGTATATCGTTGGTAGTGTTAATAGCAATTGGGGGCAGATATATTGCACGTATCTGGCTGCGTAGCCTTGCTATCTCCGTATCATCGCGTTCCATCTCTCTTATCAGTTGCGAGAACTGCACCAGACCTTCGCGGTTACCAGGGAATCCATGCATTTTGATCActtccagctgcagctgcattacCAATGGGAATACGTACTGCATCATGAGTATCATCTCCTTGCCAGCTGAGGCTTTTGCTTCGGAGAGCTTCTTGGAGTTGTCCGGCTGGTTAACGGTGCGTATTATATCCATCAGTATTTGTTTGGCGCTCTCATTATTAAAGCTGGCCAGGTACGACATATTTTTAtaccaattttaattaataaacaaaattctatttaGCCCTAGCGATGAGcgatatttttgcataaattatcgCAACTAAATCGATTATTTTAGTAGATCAAACGAGCTGACAGACAAAAAATAGGTGTTCTCTAGTTAAATTAcagatttatttacatttttagcatTAACATTACAAACTGTTGCAAAATAATGTTAGTTACCTGCAAATTTAACATAACTTGTAATTTATATGAGCACTGGGCGCGTTCACTTGAACTACTCGTTCACTTGAGCGAGCACTTTACGATAACAGTGCTGTAAAATCAAATAACAGctgttttgcataaatttagcagTTTTATATTGAGCAGGTGCAAGTTCAGTTCAGTGCACACGtgttaaactaaaactaaaaattgtgcgtgtaattttcattaaaattgttgagcTGTCAGCAAAATACATTGCCACAAGCAATTAAATCGTGGCTTATGATTCAGTGCAGCGGGTGCGACGTTGTACAACACTAGATGGGGAAAAAATAATGTCACGTCGAAGCAGAAAAGacacaaacatataaattacaaaagctCATAATGCGCAAGTGTTTAAgaaattaagaaatatataatagtaAAAATATGCCAACGTGCATTTAGTATTGTGCTATCAAATTGTTTGATTAGATTGTGAACATAAATTACAAAGTTTTAacgcaccaacaacaataacaacgaaaacaacgacgacgacgcagtTGGAAAAGGAAAAGAAGAAGTGTAGAAAAGTGCGagaaaaagttaaaaataatagcgacaatagctgaaaaaaaagaaacaacaaacataaaataagtaaataggTGCACACAACGAGGGAGAGAGAGATTAACAAGACGGAGGCAGTGACAACGTCAGTGGCAGAGTcaggtggcagcagcagcagcagcgaagtcggcagcagcaattgtgccacacatacaaaaaacaacacCACAAAGAACACAGAATGAATCGCACCGACGGATTGGTTAGGCGCGCAGTCAAGACGCGCGA
This genomic interval from Drosophila busckii strain San Diego stock center, stock number 13000-0081.31 unplaced genomic scaffold, ASM1175060v1 hic_scaffold_37, whole genome shotgun sequence contains the following:
- the LOC108594419 gene encoding LOW QUALITY PROTEIN: tudor and KH domain-containing protein homolog (The sequence of the model RefSeq protein was modified relative to this genomic sequence to represent the inferred CDS: deleted 1 base in 1 codon), yielding MLRNTPFAGTPTYKLLLGFGLCSLGSAMLYAYFKSRNEDKDTDEQQKPRNKSNAAINAKPQQQTQQKAKEICQKIVVDNDHVPLIIGRAGANLKQIEEKTGAKIRLRDKDNAHKFCDITGQPEAVKAARALLIREIERAPIVKVELQIPQRLANKLNARNGELLQDISRSSLAKLNIDPNGRQGKAKVSLVGNQKQVNIARKLLEDQIEEDEQSRRTMEELEQQREPRRSPTSFSMGSSSLYSSQTSLSSQPPRDKLMAARGDDKPMEVYVSAVASPTKFWVQLVGPQSKKLDDMVKEMTSYYGQLENRAKHKLTTPYVGQIVAAMFKFDEKWYRAEIVDIMPNQYNPQEQVIDLYFVDYGDSEYISPADICELRTDFLTLRFQAVECFLANVKSTITEEPNTWQKSSIARFEELTEVAHWRKLIARVVTYKERPKPTGAVSSAVKEGTPLPGVELYDPTEGAELNIGDLMITQGFALPLDDTYPVRSRSSTPSNQSDSTIEELCASTTPLTPRSPMSLSMTTDVDTSAEDAHFATQLQHLQHNKLNGNELSSNINPLKLSSVDVQNGNVETR
- the LOC108594420 gene encoding protein C10, with the protein product MSYLASFNNESAKQILMDIIRTVNQPDNSKKLSEAKASAGKEMILMMQYVFPLVMQLQLEVIKMHGFPGNREGLVQFSQLIREMERDDTEIARLRSQIRAIYLPPIAINTTNDILI